The following proteins are co-located in the Sphingorhabdus lutea genome:
- a CDS encoding MarR family winged helix-turn-helix transcriptional regulator encodes MVDPLKIYPSGPLSSIGKSKLEGASRGSSSSQNGQFTASPLFLREEEVRRGAELLFFGYTRFTSSIDELLDVQGLGRAHHRTLYFIARQPDINVGQLLAYLAITKQSLGRVLNELIERNLVETRPGDKDRRQKLLRLTNEGAAMEQKLFERLKQKMSLAYSEAGQEAVSGFWQVLHALIPNADKALVNELQNI; translated from the coding sequence ATGGTTGACCCATTAAAAATATATCCATCCGGTCCCTTGTCTTCAATTGGCAAAAGCAAATTGGAGGGCGCATCGCGTGGTTCTTCGTCTTCGCAAAATGGACAATTTACCGCATCGCCGCTTTTCCTGCGGGAGGAGGAGGTTCGGCGCGGAGCTGAGCTTTTATTTTTTGGTTATACCCGATTTACCAGTTCAATTGATGAATTATTGGATGTTCAGGGTTTGGGCCGTGCGCACCACCGTACATTATATTTTATTGCCCGCCAGCCCGATATAAATGTGGGGCAATTATTGGCTTATTTGGCGATTACCAAACAATCATTGGGCCGTGTGCTGAACGAGTTAATCGAGAGAAATTTGGTGGAAACACGCCCCGGAGACAAGGACCGCCGTCAAAAATTATTGCGTTTGACCAATGAGGGCGCGGCGATGGAACAAAAATTATTTGAACGGTTAAAGCAAAAAATGTCGCTGGCATATAGCGAGGCGGGGCAAGAGGCGGTAAGTGGTTTTTGGCAAGTTCTCCATGCCTTAATCCCCAATGCGGATAAGGCATTGGTGAATGAGCTGCAAAATATATAA
- a CDS encoding phosphoribosyl-ATP diphosphatase: MSETIDRLEEVIRIRRKESPKKSYVAKLRSKGRQQIAKKLGEEAVEVVIAAMLGKKKQVIAESADMMFHHLMLLADMGLSIHDVFAELESRKGMSGLEEKANRKDG, from the coding sequence ATGAGTGAGACAATTGATCGGTTGGAAGAAGTCATCAGGATAAGGCGCAAGGAATCGCCAAAGAAAAGCTATGTCGCCAAATTACGCTCCAAAGGCAGGCAGCAAATTGCCAAAAAACTGGGTGAGGAAGCGGTTGAGGTGGTCATTGCCGCCATGTTGGGAAAGAAAAAACAGGTTATCGCCGAATCCGCCGATATGATGTTCCACCATTTAATGCTGCTCGCTGATATGGGGCTTTCTATACATGATGTTTTTGCCGAATTGGAATCGCGCAAGGGGATGTCGGGATTGGAAGAAAAAGCAAATAGGAAAGATGGTTGA
- a CDS encoding histidine triad nucleotide-binding protein: protein MVDPHAAYDEQNIFAKILRGEIPCNKVFEDEFALAFHDINPQSPHHILVIPKGAFVSFDDFTAHASDAEIAGFIRAVGMVARDAGVVDSGYRLLANIGKDAHQEVPHLHVHILAGRPLGPMLAR from the coding sequence ATGGTTGATCCGCACGCGGCCTATGACGAACAAAATATTTTTGCCAAAATTTTACGCGGGGAAATTCCGTGTAATAAGGTTTTTGAAGATGAATTTGCGCTTGCCTTTCATGATATTAACCCGCAATCGCCGCATCATATTTTGGTGATACCAAAGGGCGCATTTGTCAGTTTTGATGATTTTACAGCACATGCATCCGATGCTGAAATTGCGGGATTTATTCGCGCAGTGGGCATGGTGGCGCGTGATGCCGGAGTGGTCGATAGCGGTTATCGTCTATTGGCCAATATTGGTAAAGATGCCCATCAAGAAGTGCCGCATTTACATGTTCATATTTTGGCGGGGCGCCCACTTGGCCCGATGTTGGCGCGATAA
- a CDS encoding amino acid permease has protein sequence MIFGRVKPIDDILATAKKKALPRTLGALQLTLFGVGCVIGTGIFVLTSAGAQKAGPGLMLAFAIAGLICIVAALCYAEIASMLPVAGSAYTYTYSVMGEILAWTVGWALVLEYAVAASAVAVGWSGYFSGTILQETFGVQLPAFLAGGPLVLGGIEGGLINLPAVVIALLVTWLLMIGTSESAKVNAILVAIKVTALTTFIILTLPKSEMANFNPFLPAGVFGGLGSGIGAVGAAATIFFAYVGFDAVSTAAEETKNPQRNVPIGLIGSLLICTIFYILVAAGAVGTIGGQPIMGPNGIPFPAGSEELARQCAMAEHSAKLVCSNEALAHVLREIGFGTIGNMLGYAAFIALPSVILILLFGQTRIFFVMARDGLLPESLSKIHPKWGTPYVVTAITGAVVAFAAAFLPVGQLADIANAGTLYAFMMVAIAVMLLRKRDPNRERSFKTPMLWFVGPATIIGCVFLFLNLPFEAMIVLPAWAAIGMVIYFLYGYSRSHVGKGIVEVHSLDDDAPHRPVDGGPVV, from the coding sequence ATGATATTTGGACGGGTAAAGCCGATTGACGATATTCTCGCGACGGCAAAGAAAAAGGCATTGCCGCGCACATTGGGTGCGCTGCAATTAACTTTATTTGGTGTGGGCTGTGTTATCGGGACGGGTATTTTCGTTCTGACATCTGCCGGCGCACAAAAGGCAGGCCCTGGCCTGATGCTGGCATTTGCAATTGCCGGTTTAATCTGCATTGTGGCGGCGCTTTGCTATGCTGAAATTGCATCAATGCTGCCGGTGGCGGGTTCGGCCTATACCTATACCTATTCAGTAATGGGTGAAATTTTGGCATGGACGGTCGGTTGGGCCTTGGTGCTTGAATATGCGGTGGCGGCGTCTGCGGTTGCCGTGGGCTGGTCGGGATATTTCTCCGGAACGATATTACAGGAAACCTTTGGGGTGCAATTGCCTGCATTTTTGGCGGGCGGCCCATTGGTCCTTGGCGGGATAGAGGGCGGTTTAATTAACCTTCCTGCTGTTGTCATCGCATTATTGGTGACATGGTTGTTGATGATTGGCACCAGTGAATCGGCAAAGGTAAATGCCATTTTGGTGGCGATTAAGGTTACTGCATTAACTACCTTTATCATCCTTACTTTGCCAAAATCGGAAATGGCCAATTTCAACCCATTTTTGCCTGCTGGCGTATTTGGCGGTTTGGGTTCGGGCATTGGCGCGGTTGGCGCGGCGGCGACAATTTTCTTCGCCTATGTTGGTTTTGACGCGGTTTCCACAGCAGCGGAAGAAACCAAAAACCCGCAACGCAATGTGCCCATTGGCTTAATTGGTTCATTGTTAATTTGCACCATTTTCTATATTTTGGTCGCGGCAGGTGCAGTGGGCACAATTGGCGGCCAACCAATTATGGGGCCAAATGGCATTCCTTTCCCCGCTGGTTCAGAAGAATTGGCACGTCAATGTGCAATGGCGGAACATTCGGCTAAATTGGTTTGTTCAAATGAGGCATTGGCCCATGTGCTGCGTGAAATTGGTTTTGGCACTATTGGCAACATGCTTGGCTATGCGGCATTTATTGCATTGCCTTCGGTAATTTTGATTTTACTATTCGGTCAAACGCGTATCTTCTTTGTGATGGCGCGTGATGGATTGCTGCCGGAATCATTGTCAAAAATTCACCCAAAATGGGGCACGCCCTATGTGGTGACCGCGATTACTGGCGCAGTGGTTGCATTTGCAGCGGCATTTTTGCCCGTGGGTCAATTGGCCGATATCGCCAATGCAGGCACGCTTTATGCCTTTATGATGGTGGCCATTGCGGTGATGTTGCTTCGTAAGCGTGATCCAAATCGCGAACGGTCGTTTAAAACACCGATGCTGTGGTTTGTTGGTCCTGCAACCATTATTGGCTGTGTGTTCCTATTCCTAAATCTACCATTTGAGGCGATGATTGTGCTTCCTGCATGGGCGGCCATTGGTATGGTGATTTATTTCCTATATGGATATAGCCGCAGCCATGTGGGCAAGGGCATAGTTGAGGTGCATAGCCTTGACGATGATGCACCACATCGCCCCGTTGATGGCGGACCGGTTGTATAA
- a CDS encoding glutathione S-transferase family protein — MIIFGAPLSPFVRKVMIYCVERKIDFELRPVNLGSQDPEFLAASPLRKMPAIQDGDYCLADSSAIVHYLEGKYGAALIPNDAQLRGKAIWFDEVADTVFAATLGKIFFNRVVAPKFMGREGDMAAADDAEKNDLPPLLAWAESEVPDEGYLLGKDFTLADISLAGVFINLSHGGVELDAATYPKITSWLKRVLARDSFAAQVAREKKMLSR; from the coding sequence ATGATAATTTTTGGTGCACCATTGTCGCCCTTTGTTCGCAAGGTGATGATTTATTGCGTAGAACGCAAAATTGATTTTGAACTGCGCCCCGTTAACCTTGGTTCACAAGATCCAGAATTTCTTGCCGCATCGCCGCTGCGTAAAATGCCCGCCATACAGGATGGTGATTATTGCTTGGCCGATTCCTCTGCCATTGTGCATTATTTGGAAGGCAAATATGGCGCGGCCTTAATCCCCAATGATGCACAGTTGCGGGGCAAGGCAATTTGGTTTGACGAGGTGGCAGATACGGTCTTTGCCGCTACATTGGGTAAAATATTCTTTAACCGTGTGGTTGCGCCGAAATTTATGGGCAGGGAAGGCGATATGGCCGCCGCCGATGATGCAGAAAAAAATGACCTGCCGCCCTTATTGGCATGGGCGGAAAGCGAAGTCCCAGATGAGGGTTATTTGCTGGGCAAAGATTTCACCTTAGCTGATATTTCGTTGGCGGGCGTGTTTATCAATCTGTCGCATGGCGGGGTAGAGCTGGACGCAGCGACATATCCAAAAATTACCTCATGGTTGAAGCGGGTTTTGGCGCGTGACAGCTTCGCCGCGCAAGTTGCGCGTGAAAAAAAGATGTTAAGCCGTTAA
- the ribB gene encoding 3,4-dihydroxy-2-butanone-4-phosphate synthase: MSQNLIEKVVALVESGEISRAGLARAVGLHVNSLRHIGSDEWNPTADTLARLEKYLARDGKSVMATPEEIINLARNGRMFILVDDEDRENEGDLVIPAQMATPEAINFMAKYGRGLICLSMTKQRVGQLGLDLMSRKNETRHETAFTVSIEAREGVTTGISAADRARTITVAIDPAKGADDIVTPGHVFPLVAREGGVLVRAGHTEAAVDISRLAGLNPSGVICEIMNEDGTMARLDDLVEFAHLHSLKIGTIRDLIAYRRQYDHLVEKRAEASFTSKWGGEWRVFTFYNKATQSEQIALQKGHVNPDKPTLVRMHALSPFADIFGETGDRGSILSRSMEIIGKEGSGIIVVINRPLPDGFTRVVKAQAGEKQDDDMGELRDYGVGAQILAEMGVHDMELLSNSSHSLVGLAGYGLSIVGERPIDLP, encoded by the coding sequence ATGAGTCAAAATCTAATCGAAAAAGTCGTTGCTCTTGTTGAGAGCGGAGAAATAAGCCGAGCGGGCCTTGCCCGCGCCGTGGGCCTGCATGTAAACAGCCTGCGCCATATTGGTTCGGATGAGTGGAATCCCACCGCCGATACTTTGGCGCGGCTGGAAAAATATTTGGCGCGTGATGGCAAATCGGTCATGGCTACGCCCGAAGAAATCATCAATTTGGCACGCAATGGCCGCATGTTTATTTTGGTTGATGATGAGGACCGCGAAAATGAGGGGGATTTGGTTATCCCCGCGCAAATGGCCACTCCTGAGGCAATTAATTTTATGGCCAAATATGGCCGTGGGTTAATTTGCCTGTCCATGACAAAACAACGTGTGGGGCAGCTTGGCCTTGATTTGATGAGCCGCAAAAATGAAACCCGCCATGAAACCGCCTTTACCGTGTCGATTGAGGCACGCGAAGGCGTGACCACCGGCATATCGGCGGCGGACCGAGCGCGCACCATTACTGTGGCGATTGACCCGGCAAAGGGCGCGGATGATATTGTCACACCGGGCCATGTTTTCCCCCTTGTCGCGCGGGAGGGCGGGGTTCTTGTCCGTGCCGGCCATACTGAGGCGGCGGTTGATATTTCACGCCTTGCCGGATTAAACCCATCGGGCGTTATATGTGAAATTATGAACGAAGATGGCACAATGGCGCGGCTTGATGATTTGGTCGAATTTGCCCATTTGCACAGTTTGAAAATTGGTACGATACGTGACCTTATCGCCTATCGCCGCCAATATGATCATTTGGTTGAAAAACGCGCAGAGGCCAGCTTTACCAGTAAATGGGGCGGTGAATGGCGCGTCTTTACTTTTTATAATAAGGCAACACAAAGCGAACAAATCGCCTTGCAAAAGGGGCATGTAAACCCCGATAAACCGACTTTGGTTCGGATGCATGCTTTGTCACCTTTTGCCGATATATTTGGCGAAACGGGGGATCGCGGGTCAATATTGTCGCGTTCCATGGAAATTATTGGGAAAGAAGGTTCGGGCATTATTGTTGTGATTAACCGTCCCTTGCCCGATGGCTTTACCCGCGTGGTAAAGGCGCAGGCGGGTGAGAAACAAGATGATGATATGGGCGAGCTTCGCGATTATGGCGTGGGCGCACAAATTCTTGCCGAAATGGGCGTTCATGATATGGAATTGTTAAGCAATAGCAGCCACAGCCTTGTCGGGCTTGCCGGATATGGATTGTCAATTGTGGGTGAACGGCCCATTGATTTACCGTAA
- the ribH gene encoding 6,7-dimethyl-8-ribityllumazine synthase, protein MAKFLIVEARFYDHLNDLMIKGVTAELKRSGHEFEVLTVPGALEIPGAISLAVESGEFDGYVAVGVVIRGETYHFEIVAGESARGIMALTMDGVAIGNGILTVENEAQALTRAKPDEKDKGGEAAKAAIALYELGQRFAA, encoded by the coding sequence ATGGCCAAATTTTTAATCGTAGAGGCGCGTTTTTACGACCATTTGAACGATTTGATGATAAAGGGCGTGACCGCAGAGTTAAAGCGCAGCGGCCATGAATTTGAGGTGTTAACTGTGCCCGGCGCATTGGAAATTCCCGGTGCAATTTCGCTGGCCGTGGAAAGCGGCGAATTTGATGGCTATGTCGCCGTCGGCGTTGTTATTCGCGGTGAAACCTATCATTTTGAAATTGTGGCGGGCGAAAGCGCGCGCGGTATCATGGCGCTTACCATGGACGGTGTAGCAATCGGCAATGGTATTTTAACGGTGGAAAATGAGGCACAGGCCCTGACCCGCGCAAAGCCGGATGAAAAGGATAAGGGCGGTGAGGCGGCCAAGGCTGCCATTGCGCTTTATGAATTGGGGCAACGTTTCGCCGCATAA
- a CDS encoding tetratricopeptide repeat protein has product MKYQLILGGFIKYILYLQAAAFLVAAAYPASAAISQNENNAETIQIPLDGQGISEKPIDLIYKYSHNGDYDAAFALAKKQTESGDIEAEVYLAWSYDNGKGTEINLELARFHYKNAAIGGNVYAQWCYGVMLDSGLGGAEDPVEAFKWIEKSFEAGSIDATVSMGAMYGNGRGVRQDYAKAREYYEIAASKASNEAFTNIGRIYFHGQGTQIDQLLGLAYFCIGGELGSKNGHNLCDELRPDLTDEQIALLVDEMNNIIVKYNLSFGTES; this is encoded by the coding sequence ATGAAATATCAGCTTATATTAGGAGGCTTTATTAAATATATATTATATTTACAGGCGGCGGCTTTTTTAGTTGCCGCTGCTTATCCTGCTTCGGCTGCTATCTCACAAAATGAAAATAATGCTGAAACCATCCAAATTCCTTTGGATGGGCAAGGCATTAGCGAAAAGCCAATAGATTTAATCTATAAATATTCACATAATGGTGATTATGATGCCGCCTTTGCATTGGCCAAGAAGCAGACCGAAAGCGGCGATATAGAAGCAGAAGTATATCTTGCTTGGTCATATGATAATGGCAAAGGTACTGAAATCAACTTAGAATTGGCGCGGTTCCATTATAAAAATGCAGCCATAGGAGGCAATGTTTATGCCCAATGGTGCTATGGGGTTATGTTGGATAGCGGATTAGGTGGGGCGGAAGATCCCGTTGAGGCGTTTAAATGGATTGAAAAATCATTTGAGGCAGGATCAATTGATGCCACTGTAAGCATGGGCGCTATGTATGGAAATGGGCGCGGCGTAAGGCAGGATTATGCCAAAGCACGAGAATATTATGAGATTGCCGCATCCAAAGCTAGTAATGAGGCATTTACGAATATTGGAAGGATTTATTTTCATGGACAGGGCACTCAAATAGATCAACTTTTAGGGCTCGCTTATTTTTGCATAGGCGGCGAGTTGGGAAGTAAAAATGGCCATAATCTTTGTGATGAATTAAGGCCAGATTTAACAGATGAACAAATAGCATTACTTGTCGATGAAATGAATAATATTATTGTAAAATATAATCTATCATTCGGCACTGAATCCTGA
- a CDS encoding DUF389 domain-containing protein: protein MTQITDKKSISQIMQSLILRAKAKQRQFTLWWDKAEREVDQSSVIAKIKDESIYSPRYIFMTCMSAGIAILGLLLSSPAVVIGAMLLSPLMGPILGVGFALSIGDSDWMKRAGATLAIGTIVSILFCAFIVFISPLQTVTSEIAARTRPNLLDFGVALFSAAAGAYAMIKGREGTIVGVAIATALMPPLAVVGFGLATLNWTVFWGALLLFITNFATIALTAAVMARIYDFRSSLSPRQTRAQTIGIIISFFIFALPLGLTLQQVAWEASATREAQKLIRAEFGEDARLSQMEVEFDSEQVLIRGTVFTSSLDVEAEQRALNALQEYLDRPVALDLDQFHVGTESSAAEAAQLAAANNQKRAQDQAALDQKLSQLSLISNIAANQIIIDEQKKLLLAQAKPISGAGIEVYFVMENRINQTKSDWTAHILPPLSALPNYNLPNIEQAQLPAAQQGATQQGTAQQLKQSQAVPALWIWAAKRLNMPLIISGREADLARVRAALNDAAIAYETRPTSSAQAGIISASWKIAAAP from the coding sequence ATGACCCAAATAACCGACAAAAAATCCATCTCTCAAATAATGCAAAGCTTAATCTTACGTGCCAAGGCGAAACAGCGCCAATTCACCCTATGGTGGGATAAAGCAGAACGAGAGGTGGACCAATCCAGCGTCATTGCAAAAATTAAGGACGAATCCATTTATTCGCCGCGATATATTTTCATGACATGCATGTCGGCGGGCATTGCAATTTTGGGATTATTGCTATCTTCGCCAGCGGTGGTTATTGGCGCCATGCTTTTATCCCCGTTAATGGGGCCGATTTTGGGTGTTGGATTTGCGCTGTCCATTGGTGATAGTGATTGGATGAAACGCGCCGGGGCGACATTGGCCATTGGCACCATTGTGTCGATTTTATTTTGCGCCTTCATCGTTTTCATATCGCCATTGCAAACCGTGACATCGGAAATTGCGGCGCGGACACGGCCAAATTTATTGGATTTCGGCGTTGCCTTATTCTCCGCCGCTGCCGGTGCCTATGCCATGATAAAAGGGCGCGAGGGCACCATTGTCGGCGTGGCCATTGCCACCGCGTTAATGCCGCCATTGGCCGTGGTTGGCTTTGGCCTTGCCACATTAAATTGGACGGTATTTTGGGGTGCATTATTATTGTTCATCACTAACTTTGCCACCATTGCCCTGACCGCTGCGGTCATGGCGCGCATTTATGATTTCCGTTCATCGCTCTCGCCCCGCCAAACCCGTGCACAAACCATTGGCATCATCATCAGCTTTTTTATCTTTGCCCTGCCGCTTGGCCTTACCCTGCAACAGGTTGCGTGGGAGGCATCGGCCACCAGAGAGGCGCAAAAGTTAATCCGCGCAGAATTTGGCGAGGATGCCCGTCTTTCCCAAATGGAGGTCGAATTTGATAGCGAGCAGGTTTTAATTCGCGGCACTGTTTTTACATCATCCTTGGATGTTGAGGCGGAACAACGGGCATTAAATGCCCTGCAAGAATATTTGGATAGACCGGTGGCGTTGGATTTGGACCAATTTCATGTTGGCACGGAAAGCAGCGCGGCCGAGGCAGCACAGCTTGCCGCAGCAAATAATCAAAAAAGAGCGCAAGATCAGGCGGCATTGGACCAAAAATTAAGCCAATTATCGTTAATTTCCAATATTGCGGCCAATCAAATCATCATTGATGAACAGAAAAAATTGCTATTGGCACAGGCAAAACCAATTTCCGGTGCGGGAATAGAGGTTTATTTTGTCATGGAAAACCGGATCAACCAGACAAAATCAGATTGGACTGCCCATATATTGCCGCCATTATCGGCATTGCCCAATTATAATTTGCCCAATATTGAACAAGCACAATTGCCCGCCGCGCAACAGGGTGCAACGCAGCAAGGCACAGCACAGCAACTCAAACAAAGCCAAGCCGTGCCTGCTTTATGGATTTGGGCCGCAAAAAGATTGAACATGCCGCTGATTATTTCTGGACGTGAAGCGGATTTGGCCAGAGTGCGTGCAGCATTAAATGATGCAGCTATTGCTTATGAAACACGCCCCACTTCCTCTGCTCAAGCGGGCATTATTTCGGCAAGCTGGAAAATCGCGGCCGCACCTTAA
- the acnA gene encoding aconitate hydratase AcnA, protein MTALGNDSLNSRDTLNVNGTELHIFSLKKASEKLGDISRLPMTLKILLENMLRFEDGGFTVAVADAQAVVDWQKEQKSSHEIQYRPARVLMQDFTGVPAVVDLAAMRDGIKKLGGDAEKINPQVPVHLVIDHSVMVDEFGTAQAFEDNVALEYDRNKERYEFLKWGSKAFDNFKVVPPGTGICHQVNLEHIAKAVWTSKGPDGAMIAYPDTCVGTDSHTTMINGLGVLGWGVGGIEAEAAMLGQPVSMLIPEVVGFKLTGELAEGITATDLVLTCVQMLREVGVVGRFVEFYGPGVSALSLADRATIANMAPEYGATCGFFGIDDKTLEYMRLTGRDQQDIDVAEAYAKAQGFWLDDNVEPIFTRTLELDMSGVVPSLAGPKRPQDRVKLSELDDSFNGDMTKVFGRPAEGARVAVEGQDYDIGDGDVTIAAITSCTNTSNPSVLIAAGLVAQKARALGLSRKPWVKSSLAPGSQVVTDYLIEAGLQDDLDAMGFNLVGYGCTTCIGNSGPLLPAISKAINDNDLVAASVLSGNRNFEGRVSPDVRANYLASPPLVVAYAIKGTVREDIYATPIGEGTNGPVFLKDIWPSNAEVANAMAGAVNREMFAARYANVYDGGDRWKAISITGGDTYSWQSGSTYVQNPPYFDGMEMTPAPVGDIVDAKLLAVLGDSITTDHISPAGSIKEDSPAGEYLRDHQVAKADFNSYGSRRGNHEVMMRGTFANIRIKNEMVAGVEGGMTRYNGEVMSIYDAAMRHKADGNGLIVVAGKEYGTGSSRDWAAKGTNLLGVKAVIVESFERIHRSNLVGMGVLPLQFEEGTTRATLNITGDESFSIKGVSTLKPRQLVEVEMTRADGTKIVFNAVSRIDTANEMEYFLNGGILHYVLRKLAS, encoded by the coding sequence ATGACCGCACTTGGCAATGATAGCTTAAACAGCCGCGACACGTTAAACGTGAATGGCACCGAACTTCACATTTTTTCATTGAAAAAAGCATCCGAAAAATTGGGTGATATTTCACGTCTGCCCATGACGTTGAAAATTTTGTTGGAAAATATGCTGCGTTTTGAAGATGGCGGTTTTACCGTTGCTGTTGCCGATGCTCAGGCGGTGGTTGATTGGCAAAAAGAACAAAAATCCAGCCATGAAATTCAATATCGCCCTGCGCGTGTTTTGATGCAGGATTTCACCGGTGTTCCTGCCGTGGTGGATTTGGCCGCCATGCGCGATGGCATTAAAAAATTGGGCGGCGATGCGGAAAAAATCAACCCACAAGTGCCCGTGCATTTGGTGATTGACCATAGTGTGATGGTCGATGAATTTGGCACTGCGCAAGCATTTGAAGACAATGTGGCATTGGAATATGACCGTAACAAAGAACGTTATGAATTCCTAAAATGGGGCAGCAAGGCATTTGATAATTTTAAGGTTGTTCCTCCCGGCACGGGTATTTGCCATCAGGTTAATTTGGAACATATTGCAAAGGCTGTATGGACCTCTAAAGGCCCTGATGGCGCAATGATTGCCTATCCCGATACCTGCGTCGGCACGGACAGCCACACCACCATGATTAACGGCCTTGGCGTTCTTGGCTGGGGCGTTGGCGGGATTGAGGCAGAGGCCGCCATGCTTGGCCAACCTGTTTCCATGCTTATCCCCGAAGTGGTTGGATTCAAACTAACTGGTGAATTGGCAGAGGGTATTACCGCGACCGATTTGGTTTTGACCTGTGTTCAAATGCTTCGTGAAGTGGGCGTTGTGGGCCGCTTTGTTGAATTTTATGGCCCTGGCGTTTCTGCTTTGTCACTTGCCGATCGCGCAACCATTGCCAATATGGCGCCCGAATATGGCGCGACCTGCGGATTTTTTGGCATTGATGATAAAACGCTTGAATATATGCGCCTGACAGGCCGTGATCAGCAGGATATTGACGTTGCAGAGGCATATGCAAAGGCACAGGGTTTCTGGCTTGACGATAATGTAGAGCCCATTTTCACCCGCACATTGGAATTGGACATGTCAGGCGTTGTTCCATCGCTTGCCGGTCCAAAACGTCCACAAGACCGCGTAAAATTATCCGAATTGGATGACAGCTTTAATGGCGACATGACCAAGGTTTTTGGCCGCCCAGCCGAAGGCGCACGTGTCGCCGTCGAGGGACAGGATTATGACATTGGCGACGGCGATGTCACCATTGCCGCCATTACCAGCTGCACCAACACATCCAACCCATCGGTTTTAATCGCCGCTGGCTTGGTCGCGCAAAAAGCACGCGCCCTTGGCCTATCGCGTAAACCATGGGTGAAAAGCTCGCTTGCCCCGGGAAGCCAAGTTGTGACCGATTATTTGATTGAAGCTGGCCTTCAGGATGATTTGGACGCCATGGGCTTTAACCTTGTCGGTTATGGCTGCACCACCTGTATCGGCAATAGCGGCCCATTATTACCCGCCATTTCAAAGGCGATTAACGATAATGATTTGGTTGCGGCATCCGTATTGTCGGGCAATCGTAACTTTGAAGGCCGCGTCAGCCCAGATGTGCGCGCAAATTACCTTGCTTCACCTCCATTGGTTGTTGCCTATGCGATTAAGGGAACAGTTCGTGAAGATATTTACGCAACCCCCATTGGCGAAGGCACAAATGGCCCCGTATTCTTAAAAGATATTTGGCCCAGCAATGCCGAAGTTGCCAACGCAATGGCCGGCGCGGTTAACCGTGAAATGTTCGCCGCACGCTATGCCAATGTTTATGATGGCGGCGATCGTTGGAAAGCGATTAGCATTACCGGCGGCGATACATATAGCTGGCAATCAGGTTCAACCTATGTGCAAAATCCTCCCTATTTTGATGGCATGGAAATGACCCCTGCCCCTGTTGGTGATATTGTGGATGCAAAACTTTTGGCCGTATTGGGCGACAGCATCACCACCGATCATATTTCGCCTGCCGGTTCGATTAAGGAAGATTCGCCTGCGGGTGAATATTTGCGCGATCATCAGGTCGCCAAGGCTGATTTTAACAGCTATGGCAGCCGTCGCGGCAATCATGAAGTGATGATGCGCGGCACATTTGCCAATATTCGCATTAAAAATGAAATGGTCGCCGGTGTTGAAGGCGGCATGACCCGTTATAATGGCGAGGTCATGTCCATTTATGATGCCGCCATGCGTCATAAAGCAGATGGCAATGGCTTAATCGTTGTTGCGGGCAAGGAATATGGCACAGGTTCTTCACGTGACTGGGCCGCAAAGGGCACCAATTTATTGGGCGTTAAGGCGGTTATCGTGGAAAGCTTTGAACGTATTCACCGTTCAAATTTGGTCGGCATGGGCGTGTTGCCTTTACAGTTTGAAGAAGGCACAACACGTGCAACTTTGAACATTACCGGCGATGAAAGCTTTAGCATTAAGGGCGTTTCAACATTGAAACCGCGCCAATTGGTTGAGGTTGAAATGACCAGAGCCGATGGCACAAAGATTGTATTTAATGCCGTTTCGCGCATTGATACCGCCAATGAAATGGAATATTTCTTAAATGGCGGCATTTTGCATTATGTGCTGCGTAAATTGGCTAGCTAA